Below is a genomic region from Medicago truncatula cultivar Jemalong A17 chromosome 3, MtrunA17r5.0-ANR, whole genome shotgun sequence.
GAAGGCATTTTCGAGGCACGGGAAGGGGAAGTTGTCTCCGGTGGCAGTTGCGGAGGCGGCGGAAATGGCGGCTCAGGGGATGGGGTTTGAAGTGGTGTATTATCCGAGAGCAGGGTGGTCGGATTTTGTGTTGAAAGCGGAGGTTGTGGATGCGGCGATGAGTGTTACTTGGTGTCCTGGAATGAGAATCAAAATGGCTGTTGAGACTGATGATTCTTCCAGGACTACTTGGTTTCAGGGTGTAGTGTCTCAGGTCTCTGTTCCTGATCATGGTGCTTGGAGAGGTTCACCTTGGCGTATGCTTCATGTATGGTTCATCCTTTCTTTTGAATCATCATTTGATatgattattatgttattatatatgaaTAATTTGGTCACATTGATAAGGAAACATGCATTTTATCTAGTTGTAATGAAGTTTGACTGAGAATGCTTTTCTGGATTATGATCTTTTTTTTCCACTTAATAATGTTGCTTTCAAAATGGAATGTAGccaatcaaatatatattcaatttattagctaaaatagattaaatatgAGCATGGAAGAGTTACTGTGGCATgtgtttttaaggaaaaatcaTTTTGCAAGGTTTAATGTAGTTTATAGATAGCATTTTAGCTAATATGTTTGCACGAAGAGGTTGAAATGGGTAAGGAACAGTATGATAATAGTGTTTATCCTCTGTTTGAAGGTAATGTATATGTCTACCATGTTAACATTTGATTTGTTGTTCAGTTGCTTTTGTTATGGTGCTTGAATTTCTACATTTTTGTCTAAATGTTTTTACCCTGCTTTGTTGAATTCAGGAGATTTGGTTGGGTTGGAACTTAGAACATAGAAGTGATTTTAGGATTTGTAAAATTTTGTGAAACCAATGGATACCGTTATTGGGGCTTATGAGGTTGTAAGAGTAAAGCTCTGTGTCTCTTAATCTCAGTTTTGCTTTCCTcccttgtttttttgtttcctttttttgaAATCTGGATTGCaagcttttttttattattacatttagaaatataatatatttctttcATGAATTTTATCTTTCACGTACAAATTACTTCAATTTTAGTGCAATGCTTTTTCTATATCTGACTTGGTTGTCTCTCTTACTGCTTTTAATTTCTTATGTCTGATTCTCTGTATCATTTCTGTGGTGACGGAATATTTTTTACATTGAAAGAAACTGAAATTGGCCATTTATTATTTCTGATAGATTACATGGGACGAACCTGAAGTGTTGCAAACTTCCAAGTGGGTCAGCCCTTGGCAGGTGGAACTTCTTTCTACTACACCTTCCCTTCATACCCCCTTTCCCCCATTGAAAAGGACTAGAGGGGTATCTGGGGTGTTAACTGATGGAGATGGAGACCCCTTTTCTATCACAGGGTTCACTAATTCAACAACGGGACAATTGAATCAACCATTGTTGAGTTACAGTACTTTTCCTGCTGGCATGCAGGGAGCCAGGCATGATCTATTTTCCGTTTCAAGTTTTTCCAACTTTCCAGGTGATAACTTCCGTCTTTGTATGGGTAACTCCTTTGGCAGCAACACAGTGCCGGGGTTGAAATCTTTTTCAACGGATCTAAACGTTGGCAGTTCTCAATCTGGTGATTTTTCACCAGAGAGCCAGAGTAGTTTGCCTTCCTTTGGCACAGATTTTGTTCGGAACTACAACTGCAACTCAATGAAACCCGGGCCTATAACGTTTCAGCTATTTGGTGCAGTCATTCAGACAGAACAGCCTGTTGAAAGTGGTTCACATGGTACTGTTAGCACAGGAGATGACAGCAGTAAGGGCTGCAACGAAACTGAAGGCATTAACAACCCTCTTGAGGATTCGACTTACTCAAAATTGCTTGACAGGCTTGATGGCCAGTGCCAAATAGCCTCAACAGTTGAGGCGTGCTATCTGTGAAATTAGTTGTGACTGTCATGCACATAAGTAGCTGTACAGGTATGCTTATATCTTAGTGAATCAAAGTTCTCCATAGggataaaataaatcaaattataaaatcagataTTGACgcgttgttgaaatttttttactgaaaaaatAGTTTGTGTTAGCTCAATGGTATTTATAGCTGTCTTATTGGAATGTATGGCATGTTTTAGGGTTTGTTCTAATCAAGTGATGGGTAAATTTGTTTGTGCGTATATTCTCACAAGTGGATTAATTGATAACATAGGTCTGGTTTTTTCCTTGAGTTTTATATGGTCATGATATATGATGCCTGTTTCTGTTGCAAACCAAAATCACAGAGCAAAAACACTCCTCGGAAAATATTGACAGAAAGTAGAGAAAAAGGGCAGAATGAATATTGATGAtaaaaagtaaatgaaaatGCAGAGGGATGAATATCCCTGTTACCCCATAACAGAAAATCAATACTCGTATGATGATCTCATGATTCCCTTATAACAGTATTCTCATGTAAATAGGACTGCTCTTTTTGTAACTATTCtaatacaagaaaataaatggaTGTTTATTTTGATTGTTCAGAACTTTATTGGGGAAGAAAAAAGATGCAGCTTCTCATGGCATGAAGTtcaatggataaaaaaaaacggGAATTTGTGACTCTCCCATCTGAAGTGAGTGTGTCTTTATATCATTGAACATCTTATACTTGTTTGCATGATTTGTAGTTTGGTTTAAAGGCACTCCACATGTGACTAAGATAGTAAAATCCATGTTCAATTAATTTTGTTGCTTACTTTGGGTGCTTTCCATGCAGGTACTTCTCCACGCAGACAGGACCATCTTTTGACCTTGCAATATGCtggtttttttattgtttgtctTATTGAAACCTGGAACAATGAAACTAAGTTTGTAATATTTGTTAAAGACGTATGCGATGttaatttttgacatttttaatatTTCCTAGAGTACAATGGTTGGTTAGTAACTCAATATTGgatttatatagaaaattttGTAGATTGCTGTTTAGTATTCTAAATTATAAACACATATCGCTTTTAGAGGTGTCAAAATGGGCCGGCCATAATGGGATTTAGGCTTTATATTGATGTTATTGATAAATGGACTTGGAAACTTGATCCTTTTGAAGGGTACTTTGTCAAAGGAAGTCCAGTAAGTGGACGGTGAGATTGGACGCCCCAAATTAGTTTGTTCTTGGGCAGATTGTAGAGTGTTGTTCTCTTGAtggttaacattttttttcgaaGTTAACGTTGTTGAAAAATGGACTTGGAAACTTGATTTTTTGAAGGGTACTGTCACGAAGGAGTCTATCATATGTTGAATCATGGGGTCTACATTCATCcttcatcaatattcatcaacAAAACCCATGAAAAAACGATACCCATAATCACTCATtgttcaaacaaaaatcatttctaATCCAATCTCAATCCAAACCTCTAtttccaacaacaacatcaacaatttcTTCATGATCAATAATAATTGCAACATCAACAACCTTCATCAATATAAATCCAgaaaaacccataaaataaacaatgaatAAAAAACGATGAATTCAACGAATTTAGGTTTTGCAATTCAACGAATCTGGGTTTTGGAATTCAACGAATTTTGCAAAACGGATTAAACGATGAATTTTGCATTTTGAATATGGGTTTTGCAATTTCGAATTTCAGATTGCAAAAACGATGAATTTCTATTTGAGTTCTTGTTGTAAATTTCGAATCAGAGTTCTTGTTTGTGAATTTCAGATTGCAAAACGATGAATCTGGGTTTTGCAATTTCGAATCTTGTCTGAAAGTGATGAATTCCTAAATctatcttcttccttcttcaaaTTCGGGTACTAAGAGGGAAAAATTCAAttgaggttgttgttgatgtttctgGGCTGAGATTTGTTGTATTTGGAATGTTTGAGGTCTCTGGGTGGTTTGAGAAAATTGAAATAGACAGAGGAGGAAGAGGAGTATGAACCATAAAGGTTGGGATTTGATTTTACTCATGTTTATGAATTCATGTTGTAGTTAAGAATGGTGTAGTAGAGGCTTTGTCATCACACACTTGATCTCATCACAAAATGGATTGGGGTTtcaaaattgggaattagggaACTAAGATTAACATAGTGGAgaaagaaatgattttttaatttattaatgatTTAAAGATTGATGgattagaaataataaaattggatttaatttttcattttttctggatttttttgtatggatttttatgatgaagatgatgaaatttgatggatgatgaagaagaagaaagtaaataaattaggtgtgGGAGATACACTATAAAATTTTATAGACCTCCGTAATACAACGATatctttttttagggattaaatttgagtgaatcatcaacttcgtccctgaattttcacGGCTCGGTCAAATTCAtccctcaattatgcgaaatat
It encodes:
- the LOC11422215 gene encoding auxin response factor 17, coding for MNRQVLPPSPKNASSLNPKLWRAIAGAAVQIPTVNSRVYYFPQGHMDQATSLPNNLSPLLLSRPYILCSVSAVHFLADPKTDEVFAKLFLQPLNDFTVNFPRIPVIEADDGERISSFAKILTPSDANNGGGFSVPRFCADSIFPPLDYSMDPPLQNLLITDVHGLTWEFRHIYRGTPRRHLLTTGWSKFVNAKKLVAGDSVVFMKNTRGAMFIGIRRAVRFVPNRTSSGVCSDVSRLCLPICGVRSRVDDEEKLVEEKAFSRHGKGKLSPVAVAEAAEMAAQGMGFEVVYYPRAGWSDFVLKAEVVDAAMSVTWCPGMRIKMAVETDDSSRTTWFQGVVSQVSVPDHGAWRGSPWRMLHITWDEPEVLQTSKWVSPWQVELLSTTPSLHTPFPPLKRTRGVSGVLTDGDGDPFSITGFTNSTTGQLNQPLLSYSTFPAGMQGARHDLFSVSSFSNFPGDNFRLCMGNSFGSNTVPGLKSFSTDLNVGSSQSGDFSPESQSSLPSFGTDFVRNYNCNSMKPGPITFQLFGAVIQTEQPVESGSHGTVSTGDDSSKGCNETEGINNPLEDSTYSKLLDRLDGQCQIASTVEACYL